Proteins encoded by one window of Shewanella avicenniae:
- a CDS encoding DUF481 domain-containing protein: MTKNPFWALLSLVSLPVFALVPPDYHEPQNNLRAEVEAGFQLNTGNTDSTSFNGRTKLVYDAAKTKQEGTVKAYYAADDQGTTNERYDLEMQSNYKLSRGYILASGNFTWDKFGSYTNRYTFVSGYGFDIVSTGRTKLSIEVGPGYRYSMPQETDDEPNPEADREPILRTKAKFEQLIHEYTTFNADLSTEIGATNNTVILDLNYKNTLFQDWAFKVGFKMEYNQNVGEGSEQTDTITTFNLLYTFQ, encoded by the coding sequence ATGACAAAAAATCCATTTTGGGCACTGTTATCGCTGGTTTCGCTACCAGTGTTTGCCTTAGTGCCGCCTGATTACCATGAGCCGCAAAACAACTTACGCGCTGAAGTTGAAGCGGGTTTCCAACTCAACACAGGTAATACGGATTCCACCAGTTTCAACGGAAGAACTAAGCTGGTATATGACGCAGCTAAGACCAAACAGGAAGGTACGGTAAAGGCCTATTACGCGGCAGATGACCAAGGCACAACTAACGAACGTTACGACTTAGAAATGCAGTCGAACTATAAGTTATCCAGAGGTTATATTCTGGCGAGTGGTAACTTTACTTGGGATAAGTTTGGTTCGTACACCAACAGGTATACCTTTGTAAGTGGTTATGGTTTTGACATCGTCAGCACTGGCAGAACCAAGCTGAGTATCGAAGTTGGCCCCGGTTACCGATACAGCATGCCGCAGGAAACCGACGATGAGCCAAATCCCGAAGCCGATAGAGAGCCTATCTTGCGTACTAAAGCTAAGTTTGAACAGTTGATCCATGAATACACTACGTTCAACGCTGACTTAAGTACTGAAATCGGTGCGACCAACAACACGGTGATTTTGGATTTGAACTATAAGAATACGCTGTTTCAAGATTGGGCGTTTAAAGTGGGGTTCAAGATGGAATACAACCAAAACGTGGGTGAGGGCAGTGAACAAACTGATACCATCACCACCTTCAATCTGCTGTATACCTTTCAATAA